The following are from one region of the Methyloversatilis discipulorum genome:
- the tadA gene encoding tRNA adenosine(34) deaminase TadA, whose product MSSDADLLFMNEALALAREAGSLGEVPVGAVVVSNGEIVGRGFNRPIMANDPTAHAEVMALRAAGQALANYRMPGCTLYVTLEPCAMCSGAIQHARIARVVFGARDPKTGCCGSVTDLFAEPRLNHHAEVESGVLAEECGRLLSDFFAARRRRIETA is encoded by the coding sequence ATGAGCAGCGACGCCGATCTGCTCTTCATGAACGAGGCGCTGGCGCTCGCGCGTGAGGCGGGATCGCTCGGCGAGGTACCGGTGGGCGCCGTCGTCGTCAGCAACGGCGAGATCGTCGGTCGCGGCTTCAATCGTCCCATCATGGCGAACGACCCGACCGCCCATGCCGAAGTGATGGCCTTGCGCGCGGCGGGCCAGGCACTGGCCAACTACCGCATGCCCGGCTGCACCCTGTACGTGACGCTGGAGCCGTGCGCGATGTGCAGCGGTGCGATCCAGCATGCGCGCATCGCGCGCGTCGTGTTCGGCGCGCGCGACCCGAAGACCGGATGCTGCGGCAGCGTGACCGACCTGTTCGCCGAGCCCAGGCTCAATCACCATGCCGAAGTCGAGTCCGGCGTGCTGGCGGAGGAATGCGGTCGCCTGCTCAGCGACTTCTTCGCCGCCCGCCGCCGGCGCATCGAAACCGCCTGA
- a CDS encoding L,D-transpeptidase — protein sequence MHIDIDIRSQWLRLYDDAGVLIRRYRVSTAKNGAGEQRGSFRTPRGRHVIRARIGAGAPANTVFVRRRPTGELWSPELAAAHPGRDWILTRILWLSGCERGLNRLGEVDTMRRYIYLHGSPDTAEMGVPGSIGCVRMRNRDIIELFDLVPAGTPVHITD from the coding sequence ATGCATATCGACATCGACATCCGCTCGCAGTGGCTGCGCCTGTACGACGATGCCGGCGTGCTGATCCGTCGCTATCGGGTGTCGACCGCCAAGAACGGAGCCGGCGAGCAGCGCGGCAGCTTCCGCACGCCGCGCGGGCGGCACGTTATCCGCGCCCGCATCGGCGCCGGCGCGCCAGCGAACACGGTGTTCGTGCGCCGGCGTCCGACCGGCGAACTGTGGTCGCCGGAACTGGCGGCCGCACATCCCGGCCGCGACTGGATACTGACGCGCATACTGTGGCTGTCTGGCTGCGAGCGGGGCCTGAACCGGCTGGGTGAGGTCGATACGATGCGTCGCTACATCTATCTGCATGGCAGCCCGGATACGGCGGAGATGGGCGTACCCGGCTCGATCGGCTGCGTGCGCATGCGCAATCGCGACATCATCGAACTGTTCGACCTGGTGCCGGCGGGCACCCCGGTCCACATCACGGATTGA
- the epsG gene encoding chain length determinant protein tyrosine kinase EpsG, with product MNAPTSIDTGSGRAIGAILIDAGRLSPDGAERILRAQRERGLRFGDAAISLGLLKESDIQFALSRQFDYPFLQAGESAVSDEVIAAYRPFTHQVEELRALRSQLMLRWFDAEAERKTLAIVSPERGEGRSFIAANLAVVFSQLGERTLLIDADMRNPRQHTLFSVSNRVGLSETLAGRGGPDAVQRVPALLDLCVMPAGAVPPNPQELLSRPVFSQLLGQLSKDFDVILIDTPAGAEYADAQTIAVRASGALMVARKNVSRASRLRRLADELITASATVVGSVMNEP from the coding sequence ATGAACGCACCCACTTCCATCGATACCGGGTCCGGGCGGGCCATCGGCGCCATCCTGATCGACGCTGGCCGCTTGAGCCCGGACGGCGCCGAACGCATCCTGCGTGCGCAGCGCGAGCGCGGCCTGCGCTTCGGCGACGCGGCGATCTCGCTCGGCCTGCTCAAGGAATCCGACATCCAGTTCGCGCTGTCGCGCCAGTTTGACTACCCCTTCCTGCAGGCCGGCGAAAGCGCGGTCAGCGACGAGGTGATTGCGGCCTATCGCCCCTTCACCCACCAGGTGGAAGAACTGCGCGCACTGCGCAGTCAGCTCATGCTGCGCTGGTTCGACGCCGAAGCCGAGCGCAAGACGCTGGCCATCGTCAGTCCGGAGCGGGGCGAGGGGCGCAGCTTCATCGCTGCCAATCTGGCCGTCGTGTTTTCGCAGTTGGGCGAGCGCACGCTGCTGATCGACGCCGACATGCGCAATCCGCGGCAGCACACGCTGTTCTCGGTCAGCAACCGGGTCGGTCTGTCGGAGACGCTGGCCGGGCGCGGTGGTCCTGACGCGGTGCAGCGCGTGCCGGCGCTGCTCGACCTGTGCGTGATGCCGGCCGGTGCAGTGCCGCCGAACCCGCAGGAACTGCTGTCGCGGCCCGTGTTCAGCCAGTTGCTGGGGCAGCTGTCGAAGGACTTCGACGTCATCCTGATCGACACGCCCGCCGGAGCCGAGTACGCCGACGCGCAGACCATCGCCGTACGTGCGAGCGGTGCGCTGATGGTGGCGCGCAAGAACGTGAGCCGCGCCTCGCGCCTGCGCCGCCTGGCCGACGAACTGATCACCGCCAGCGCGACCGTCGTCGGCTCGGTGATGAACGAGCCCTGA
- a CDS encoding GNAT family N-acetyltransferase: MLNVELGDWASMAPALEAIRREVFIVEQQVPEEMEWDAEDATSVHALALLDGHPVGCGRLLPDGHIGRMAVRAPHRSRGIGRALLQALLAEAQRRGVREVVLHAQTHALRFYEGQGFVADGPVFDEAGIAHRRMSRALVS; the protein is encoded by the coding sequence GTGCTGAACGTCGAACTGGGTGACTGGGCGTCGATGGCGCCGGCACTCGAGGCGATACGGCGCGAAGTGTTCATCGTCGAACAGCAGGTTCCGGAAGAGATGGAGTGGGACGCCGAAGACGCCACCAGCGTGCATGCGCTGGCGCTGCTCGACGGCCACCCGGTCGGTTGTGGGCGCCTGTTGCCGGACGGCCACATCGGCCGCATGGCCGTGCGCGCGCCGCACCGCTCAAGAGGGATCGGCCGGGCGCTGCTGCAGGCTTTGCTCGCTGAGGCGCAGCGGCGCGGCGTGCGCGAGGTGGTGCTGCACGCGCAGACGCACGCGCTGCGCTTCTACGAGGGGCAGGGTTTCGTTGCCGACGGGCCGGTATTCGACGAGGCCGGTATCGCTCACCGCCGGATGTCGAGGGCCCTGGTCAGCTGA
- a CDS encoding sensor histidine kinase, producing the protein MTSTIAAPLPPDEHERLQALQACRLLDTPPEPAFDDLARIASQLCGTPIALVSLVDQDRQWFKSRIGLDATETPREQAFCAHAILQHEVLVVPDATMDARFRDNPLVTGGPGIRFYAGAPLEVADGRRIGTLCVIDTVAHELGAAQREALAALARQVVAQIELRLHVSELQAAHERQNLFERQLQRFNAEMKALVDHRTVELKAERDRAELYFDIAGNMMVVADNDGRIVRANRMAAEVLGRPGSSLPGRDWFELCFPENERADARAFFAQLVSGERDAARRFRGHVLTADGQLRVVSWHTTRLHDEQGVTTGLLGVGEDITARLQAEEHLQRTLAELERSNIALQQFVHVASHDLREPINSILNFAKLLRRDANEADATRRERYVDFIVRGGERLRALVDDLLAFVRLDATEARMDAVNLAELVEDTRQSLAAAIARSGATIRVTPLPVIRGDRSLLGLLLQNVIDNALKFHAPGEPPEVDIAYAVVDDELHVSVRDKGIGIAPEFQERIFEAFQRLHAQAEYEGTGLGLALSRRIADMHHGRIFVESQPGAGSRFVLALPASCRIGITSHAMQRTEIA; encoded by the coding sequence ATGACTTCCACGATCGCAGCCCCACTACCGCCCGACGAACACGAACGCCTGCAGGCGCTGCAGGCCTGCCGGCTGCTCGACACGCCGCCCGAACCGGCGTTCGACGATCTCGCGCGCATCGCCTCGCAGCTCTGCGGCACCCCGATCGCGCTGGTCAGCCTGGTCGACCAGGACCGCCAATGGTTCAAGTCGCGCATCGGCCTCGACGCCACCGAAACACCGCGTGAACAGGCCTTCTGCGCACACGCCATCCTGCAGCACGAGGTGCTGGTGGTGCCGGACGCGACGATGGACGCGCGTTTTCGCGACAACCCGCTGGTCACTGGCGGGCCGGGCATCCGCTTCTACGCCGGCGCGCCGCTCGAAGTCGCCGATGGCCGGCGCATCGGCACGCTGTGCGTCATCGACACCGTGGCACACGAGCTCGGCGCCGCGCAGCGCGAAGCGCTGGCCGCGCTGGCACGGCAGGTGGTCGCGCAGATCGAACTGCGCCTGCACGTGAGCGAACTGCAGGCTGCACACGAGCGGCAGAACCTGTTCGAACGGCAGTTGCAGCGTTTCAACGCTGAAATGAAGGCGCTGGTCGACCATCGCACCGTCGAACTGAAGGCGGAGCGAGACCGCGCCGAGCTGTACTTCGACATCGCCGGCAACATGATGGTGGTTGCGGACAACGACGGCCGCATCGTGCGCGCCAACCGGATGGCGGCCGAGGTACTTGGCCGCCCCGGCAGCAGCCTGCCCGGACGCGACTGGTTCGAGCTGTGCTTCCCGGAAAACGAGCGTGCCGATGCGCGCGCCTTCTTCGCTCAGCTGGTCAGTGGCGAACGCGACGCGGCGCGCCGCTTCCGCGGCCACGTGCTGACGGCCGACGGTCAGTTGCGCGTCGTGTCCTGGCACACCACGCGGCTGCACGACGAACAGGGCGTGACCACCGGCCTGCTCGGCGTTGGTGAGGACATCACGGCGCGGCTGCAGGCGGAGGAACATCTGCAGCGCACGCTCGCCGAACTCGAACGCAGCAATATCGCGCTGCAGCAGTTCGTGCATGTCGCTTCGCACGATCTGCGCGAACCGATCAACTCCATCCTGAACTTCGCCAAGCTGCTCCGGCGTGACGCCAACGAGGCAGATGCCACGCGACGCGAGCGCTACGTGGACTTCATCGTGCGCGGCGGCGAACGGCTGCGGGCGCTGGTGGACGACCTGCTCGCCTTCGTCCGGCTCGATGCGACCGAGGCGCGGATGGACGCGGTCAATCTGGCCGAACTGGTCGAGGACACGCGCCAGTCGCTGGCCGCCGCGATCGCTCGCAGCGGCGCGACGATACGCGTCACACCGCTGCCGGTCATTCGCGGCGACCGCAGCCTGCTGGGCCTGCTGCTGCAGAACGTGATCGACAACGCGCTGAAGTTTCACGCACCCGGCGAGCCGCCGGAAGTCGATATCGCTTACGCCGTGGTCGACGACGAACTGCATGTGTCGGTGCGCGACAAGGGCATAGGCATCGCGCCGGAGTTCCAGGAACGCATCTTCGAGGCCTTCCAGCGGCTGCACGCGCAGGCGGAGTACGAGGGCACCGGCCTCGGACTTGCGCTGAGCCGACGCATCGCCGACATGCACCACGGCCGCATCTTCGTCGAGTCGCAGCCCGGCGCTGGCAGCCGCTTCGTGCTGGCATTGCCCGCGAGCTGCCGCATCGGTATCACCTCGCACGCGATGCAGCGGACGGAGATAGCGTGA
- the xrtB gene encoding exosortase B, which produces MRLGAHALSFGWAPFWIVLAGMAAMYGPSFHDLFNGIWSTDENAHGPIVLAVALWLLYTKWNGIADEIQPAPAPVLGWPLVVASLLFYILGRSQDILIFEIGSLIPMIAGLILVFFGRATLLRLWFPLFFMLFMIPLPGILVDAVTQPMKMGVSWAAEHLLYALGYPIARTGVILVIGQYQLLVADACAGLHSLFTLEALGLLYLNLVRHDSFARNVTLAILIVPISFCANVIRVIVLTLITYHFGDEAGQGFLHGFAGMVLFISALILIIGVDSMLRFGVRKADAA; this is translated from the coding sequence ATGCGTCTCGGCGCCCACGCGCTGTCATTCGGCTGGGCGCCGTTCTGGATTGTGCTGGCCGGTATGGCCGCGATGTACGGCCCCAGCTTTCATGATCTGTTCAACGGCATCTGGAGCACCGACGAGAACGCGCACGGCCCCATCGTGCTCGCCGTTGCGTTGTGGCTGCTCTACACGAAGTGGAACGGCATAGCCGACGAAATCCAACCTGCGCCTGCGCCTGTGCTGGGCTGGCCGCTGGTGGTTGCATCGCTGCTGTTCTATATCCTTGGCCGCTCGCAAGACATCCTGATCTTCGAGATCGGTTCCCTGATCCCGATGATCGCCGGTCTGATACTGGTGTTCTTCGGGCGGGCGACCCTGCTGCGTCTGTGGTTCCCGCTGTTCTTCATGCTGTTCATGATTCCGCTGCCCGGCATCCTGGTCGACGCGGTGACGCAGCCGATGAAGATGGGGGTGTCGTGGGCAGCCGAGCATCTGCTGTACGCGCTGGGCTATCCGATCGCACGCACTGGCGTCATCCTGGTTATCGGCCAGTACCAGTTGCTGGTGGCAGATGCCTGCGCCGGCCTGCACTCGCTGTTCACGCTTGAGGCGCTGGGCCTGCTCTACCTGAATCTGGTCCGTCACGACTCGTTTGCACGCAATGTGACGCTGGCCATCCTGATCGTGCCGATTTCCTTCTGCGCCAACGTGATTCGCGTGATCGTACTGACGCTGATCACCTACCATTTCGGTGACGAGGCGGGGCAGGGCTTCCTGCATGGCTTCGCCGGCATGGTGCTGTTCATCAGTGCGCTCATCCTCATCATCGGTGTCGATTCGATGCTGCGCTTCGGCGTGCGCAAGGCCGATGCGGCCTGA
- a CDS encoding two-component system response regulator, translating to MTTAALRTVMLIDDNDADNFFHGMMIERSGLATELLVFEWAEKALEWFQAHPGHAVDLILLDINMPRMNGFEFLEQFHRLPTAQQADARVCMLSSSPLEADRDRAFTFPRVTDFIVKPLGDDFLSQLTRALDIRR from the coding sequence ATGACGACTGCAGCGCTGCGCACCGTGATGCTGATCGACGACAACGACGCCGACAATTTCTTTCACGGCATGATGATCGAGCGCTCCGGTCTGGCGACTGAGCTGCTGGTGTTCGAGTGGGCGGAAAAGGCATTGGAGTGGTTTCAGGCGCACCCGGGACACGCGGTCGACCTCATCCTGCTCGACATCAACATGCCGCGCATGAACGGCTTCGAGTTTCTCGAACAGTTCCACCGGCTGCCCACGGCGCAACAGGCGGATGCCCGCGTCTGCATGCTCAGTTCGTCACCGCTGGAAGCCGACCGCGACCGCGCCTTCACCTTCCCGCGCGTGACCGACTTCATCGTCAAGCCGCTGGGGGACGACTTCCTGTCTCAGCTGACCAGGGCCCTCGACATCCGGCGGTGA